One window of Phycisphaeraceae bacterium genomic DNA carries:
- a CDS encoding response regulator, translating to MNVLVVDDNDVSLTLLEATLTQAGYDVEAVRDGADALERVRRGGVKLVVSDWEMPRMNGSELCKAIRADGLSGYVYIVLVTGHDLPHQRVEGLSAGADDFIGKPFDPSELIARVRTGERILALETRDVAIFAMAKLAESRDPETGAHLERVRGYCGVLAQDLARSGAHRTEIDEEFIRLIYATSPLHDIGKVGIPDSVLLKPGRLSDREFEIMKMHATLGEQTLDAALQAFPGVKFLEMARDIAASHHERWDGSGYPRGLAGSAIPLCGRIMALADVYDAMTSKRIYKDAFTHEVARAMIIQEAGTHFDPDIVQAFIRSERKFMEIRARYMESGAAIAA from the coding sequence ATGAATGTATTGGTCGTCGATGACAACGATGTATCCCTCACGCTCTTGGAAGCGACTCTCACGCAGGCCGGCTACGACGTTGAGGCCGTTCGCGATGGAGCGGATGCGCTCGAGCGTGTACGTCGGGGCGGCGTGAAGCTGGTAGTGTCCGACTGGGAAATGCCGAGAATGAATGGATCGGAGTTGTGCAAGGCGATTCGCGCTGATGGCCTATCCGGCTATGTGTACATCGTCCTGGTGACCGGACACGACTTGCCTCATCAGCGAGTGGAAGGACTCTCTGCCGGCGCCGATGATTTTATCGGAAAGCCATTTGATCCATCAGAGCTCATCGCCCGAGTTAGGACTGGCGAGCGGATTCTTGCCTTAGAAACTCGCGATGTCGCCATCTTTGCGATGGCCAAGCTCGCCGAATCTCGCGATCCTGAAACCGGAGCGCATTTGGAAAGAGTGCGCGGTTACTGCGGAGTGCTTGCTCAGGATTTGGCCCGCAGCGGCGCACACAGAACGGAGATCGATGAAGAGTTTATCCGGTTGATTTATGCAACTAGCCCGCTGCATGATATCGGGAAGGTAGGTATCCCGGACAGTGTGTTGCTGAAACCCGGGCGGTTGAGTGATCGTGAATTTGAGATTATGAAAATGCACGCGACACTGGGGGAGCAGACACTTGATGCCGCGCTGCAGGCATTTCCGGGCGTTAAGTTCCTCGAGATGGCTCGCGATATCGCCGCTTCACACCATGAGAGATGGGATGGCTCAGGCTATCCACGCGGCCTGGCCGGGTCCGCAATACCCCTGTGCGGTCGGATCATGGCGCTGGCGGATGTATATGATGCGATGACATCTAAGCGAATTTATAAAGACGCGTTTACGCATGAAGTAGCTCGAGCGATGATTATTCAAGAGGCTGGAACGCATTTCGACCCCGACATAGTGCAGGCGTTCATAAGAAGCGAAAGGAAGTTCATGGAAATCCGCGCTAGGTATATGGAAAGCGGCGCGGCAATTGCAGCTTAG
- a CDS encoding Hpt domain-containing protein produces the protein MGNTTIAILVLDKFESQLRKDLIEVGQRPLVHDASQLANKAHSLKGSAAAVAAIGLQRMAANLESLARHNEIASIAAELAGLQTEIGRCLGYIPTAKAELRKADERRVSTESPL, from the coding sequence ATGGGAAACACGACGATTGCGATTCTCGTTCTTGACAAGTTCGAGTCGCAGTTGCGAAAGGATCTAATCGAGGTGGGACAGCGTCCTCTTGTTCACGACGCAAGTCAACTTGCCAATAAGGCGCATTCTCTGAAAGGCTCGGCGGCGGCGGTCGCCGCAATTGGCCTACAGCGAATGGCCGCCAATTTGGAGAGTCTTGCTCGCCACAACGAAATCGCCTCGATCGCGGCGGAGTTGGCAGGGCTGCAAACAGAGATCGGAAGGTGCCTGGGGTACATTCCGACGGCAAAGGCAGAATTGCGTAAAGCGGACGAACGTCGAGTGTCTACGGAGTCGCCGTTATGA
- a CDS encoding PAS domain S-box protein — translation MRLVGVFQQPASVAAVPITIIGGTATLIVAAAHLRDAVRLKNNGEALSAARQSMLDTGHLLRLDVERVTGAAMSRGRKIATSSTVVAALGDRSRERLTQICNETVVNSTEIDAVAVFNRDGEILAINTVLSDGTPIPRERVEKITSRSFGDRGVIARCARNGERAEALEFQTSCDITPAFFGSSGLSVAHSQAVYGADGRQIGIVSTRLRFERITALSRERPIAGGNGSVRFVSDHGAFFDEATNRGATPPIPAGELSEIIAPLVHGQASEVLVDRDGTTHALFRVTGLATIEGGGIQVMLSMPTSWSTIDTRNAAIVGVGTPLSIGLLLLLVGATLRSRAEARVQADEAKHALLESAALRTAVEQHSIVSVADTEGRIVAVNDLFCQLSGYTQRELVGHSHRIVESGLHPVSFWTEMWQRIGSGKAWRGEICNRAKNGSLYWIDSIIAPFRGSNGAIDKFVSIGSDITARVEAQEQIAANELRMRAIIDAEPECLTVTGPNHELQEINQSGLQLFEAESVEQLRELTLLALVRPEYRELFSEMQRRVLKGASETFECQICGCRGRLRWIESRAVPLRSISGGIEAVITVSHDITDRKQAEGRVAAMHAELECRVDQQTAQLRASEMQYRTLFNSIDEGFCIIEMLYDANGKPVDYRFLEISPSFEKQTGISNAVGRRMREIAPNHEEHWFTCYGRVALTGEASRFQHRAEALNRWYDVYAFRFGEPASRQVAILFKDISDQKQMENVLREAKNAAERANRAKSEFLAHMSHEIRTPLNGVIGMTDLLLGTKLSEVQQRYASVAKCSAETLTTVINDILDFSKIEAGKLDFVINDFDLHCAVEDVIEVMSQRAHVKGLEIGCHIHRTVPRRLRGDADRLRQILINLVNNAVKFTEQGSVVVRLYGEPTTRGRTIIRFEVADTGPGIAPERIGRLFKSFSQGDASTTRLYGGTGLGLVISKQLAELMGGDIGVSSEVGHGTKFWFTIELEECGDSIASSREDLGRVSILRALVIDDCEMQSKLLCEQLETVGIASDAVSSCDEALQMLVAAASQAAPYRVAIISNKLSTPSSIEFAELIQADKRIQHTVLLVLLAAEEQVDHEKIRVRGFAGYVTKPVRQSRLAKMIDDSIASPQCRPKPVTPDEGQGVVERGKNESPAQCRGRILVAEDNEVNQIVTQEILSRAGYVCDIVETGKEAVFRALTGRYDAILMDCQMPILDGFDATREIRLRERSADRGMGRQSRIPIVALTANAMMGDKERCLQAGMDAYTSKPVNPEELIRTIERVVLNKGRSNKAKESNV, via the coding sequence TTGCGACTGGTTGGAGTTTTTCAACAGCCTGCTAGCGTCGCAGCTGTTCCCATAACGATCATTGGTGGCACCGCCACTCTCATTGTCGCCGCCGCGCATTTGCGGGATGCGGTTCGTTTGAAGAACAACGGTGAGGCGCTCTCGGCCGCTCGACAGTCAATGCTGGACACCGGACACCTGCTTAGGCTAGACGTTGAAAGGGTAACAGGAGCCGCGATGTCTCGTGGTCGCAAAATTGCGACAAGTTCAACTGTTGTCGCGGCGCTCGGTGATAGGAGCAGAGAACGGCTAACGCAAATCTGCAATGAAACGGTCGTCAATTCAACCGAGATTGATGCCGTCGCAGTATTCAATCGAGACGGAGAAATCCTGGCGATCAATACCGTTCTCAGCGACGGGACTCCCATTCCGCGCGAGCGGGTTGAGAAGATCACCTCGCGGAGCTTTGGTGATCGAGGTGTTATCGCGCGATGTGCGCGCAACGGGGAGCGTGCCGAAGCACTGGAATTTCAAACCAGTTGCGATATTACGCCTGCGTTCTTTGGATCGAGCGGGCTTTCTGTTGCCCACTCACAGGCGGTATACGGTGCAGATGGAAGGCAGATAGGTATCGTCAGTACAAGGCTTCGCTTTGAGCGGATTACTGCCCTCAGTCGCGAGCGGCCTATTGCGGGAGGCAACGGTTCAGTCAGATTCGTTTCCGATCATGGCGCATTTTTCGATGAAGCCACGAATCGAGGCGCCACTCCACCTATTCCGGCAGGTGAATTGTCGGAGATAATCGCGCCGCTGGTGCACGGGCAAGCCTCCGAAGTGCTCGTCGATCGAGATGGCACCACACACGCATTATTTCGCGTAACGGGATTGGCAACCATAGAAGGGGGCGGGATCCAAGTGATGTTGAGCATGCCAACATCATGGTCGACGATAGACACGCGAAATGCGGCAATCGTTGGGGTAGGCACACCATTGAGCATTGGATTGCTGCTTCTTCTGGTAGGAGCTACCTTACGCTCAAGAGCAGAAGCTCGCGTCCAAGCGGACGAGGCGAAGCATGCACTCCTTGAGTCCGCGGCTCTCCGTACGGCCGTAGAGCAGCATTCGATTGTTTCGGTGGCGGATACCGAGGGGCGCATTGTCGCAGTAAATGACTTATTCTGCCAGCTCAGCGGCTACACGCAGCGGGAGCTCGTTGGACACAGTCATCGAATTGTCGAATCAGGACTTCATCCAGTCTCGTTCTGGACGGAAATGTGGCAACGCATAGGATCCGGAAAGGCGTGGCGTGGAGAAATCTGCAACCGAGCCAAAAACGGATCATTGTACTGGATCGACAGCATCATCGCACCGTTTCGAGGCTCAAACGGAGCAATCGACAAATTCGTGTCAATAGGTTCGGACATCACGGCGCGTGTGGAAGCCCAGGAACAAATTGCGGCGAACGAGTTGCGGATGCGCGCCATTATCGACGCAGAGCCAGAATGTTTGACTGTGACCGGGCCAAACCATGAGCTCCAGGAGATTAATCAATCGGGGCTTCAATTGTTCGAGGCAGAGTCGGTAGAACAACTGCGGGAGCTTACTCTGCTGGCGCTGGTGCGGCCAGAGTATCGCGAATTGTTTTCTGAAATGCAAAGACGTGTACTCAAGGGCGCTTCGGAGACATTCGAATGTCAGATCTGCGGATGCAGAGGTCGTTTGCGATGGATAGAGTCACGCGCCGTCCCATTGCGAAGCATCTCAGGAGGTATCGAGGCGGTTATTACGGTATCTCACGACATCACCGATCGAAAGCAAGCCGAGGGAAGAGTTGCAGCGATGCACGCGGAATTGGAATGCCGCGTAGACCAGCAAACAGCTCAGTTGCGTGCGAGCGAAATGCAATACCGCACGCTATTCAATTCGATCGATGAAGGCTTTTGCATTATCGAAATGCTCTACGATGCCAATGGCAAACCAGTCGATTACCGCTTTCTAGAGATTAGCCCTTCATTCGAGAAGCAAACTGGCATTAGCAATGCGGTGGGGCGAAGAATGCGAGAGATCGCGCCAAACCACGAAGAACATTGGTTCACATGCTACGGGAGAGTAGCGCTAACCGGCGAAGCGTCCCGGTTTCAGCACCGAGCCGAAGCGCTGAATCGGTGGTACGATGTCTACGCCTTTCGCTTTGGCGAACCGGCAAGTCGCCAGGTGGCGATTCTATTTAAAGACATTAGCGATCAAAAGCAGATGGAGAACGTGCTTCGCGAAGCAAAGAACGCCGCGGAGCGGGCGAACCGCGCCAAGAGCGAATTCCTTGCGCACATGAGTCATGAAATTCGCACTCCGCTCAATGGCGTAATCGGAATGACCGACCTGCTTCTGGGAACCAAACTCTCAGAGGTTCAGCAGAGATACGCCAGTGTAGCGAAGTGCTCGGCGGAGACGCTCACGACCGTGATCAATGATATTTTGGATTTTTCAAAAATTGAAGCGGGAAAGCTAGATTTTGTCATAAATGATTTTGATCTACACTGCGCTGTTGAAGATGTCATTGAGGTGATGTCGCAGCGAGCTCATGTCAAGGGCCTTGAAATCGGATGCCATATTCATCGAACTGTTCCTCGTCGGTTGCGCGGCGATGCTGATCGGCTCAGGCAGATTCTTATCAACCTGGTCAACAACGCCGTCAAATTCACCGAACAGGGATCAGTTGTAGTTCGACTTTACGGCGAACCTACGACCCGCGGTCGGACGATCATCCGCTTCGAGGTAGCGGATACCGGGCCGGGAATTGCACCGGAACGCATCGGGCGACTATTCAAGTCATTCTCACAGGGGGATGCATCAACGACGCGGCTCTATGGTGGCACTGGATTGGGGTTGGTCATTTCCAAGCAATTGGCAGAACTCATGGGTGGTGATATTGGAGTTTCAAGCGAAGTTGGCCACGGAACGAAATTCTGGTTTACCATTGAATTGGAAGAGTGTGGAGACTCAATCGCCTCCTCGAGAGAGGACTTGGGACGAGTGTCAATACTGCGGGCGCTCGTAATCGACGACTGCGAAATGCAAAGCAAACTGTTGTGTGAGCAGCTCGAAACCGTTGGGATTGCCTCGGATGCTGTGTCTAGCTGCGACGAGGCGCTTCAAATGCTAGTGGCTGCAGCATCCCAGGCGGCGCCATATCGTGTCGCTATCATATCAAATAAGCTCTCAACTCCATCCAGCATCGAGTTTGCGGAGCTCATCCAAGCTGACAAACGCATCCAGCACACGGTGCTGTTGGTGCTACTAGCGGCCGAAGAGCAAGTCGACCATGAAAAGATCCGCGTGAGAGGATTCGCAGGGTATGTCACCAAACCCGTCCGTCAGTCGAGATTGGCGAAGATGATTGATGACAGCATCGCTTCGCCGCAGTGTCGGCCGAAACCAGTGACGCCCGATGAAGGGCAAGGAGTCGTCGAACGCGGGAAGAATGAATCGCCGGCGCAGTGCCGAGGTCGGATTCTTGTTGCCGAAGACAATGAGGTAAATCAGATTGTCACACAAGAGATACTGTCGCGTGCAGGATACGTATGCGATATCGTGGAAACAGGAAAAGAGGCTGTGTTCAGAGCTCTCACCGGACGCTATGACGCGATTCTGATGGATTGTCAAATGCCCATCTTGGACGGATTTGACGCGACACGTGAGATTCGGCTTCGAGAGAGAAGCGCGGACCGCGGGATGGGCCGCCAAAGCCGCATTCCGATCGTGGCGCTGACAGCGAATGCCATGATGGGAGACAAGGAGCGGTGTCTGCAAGCCGGCATGGATGCATATACCAGCAAACCCGTCAACCCGGAGGAATTGATTCGCACCATCGAGCGGGTGGTGCTCAACAAGGGGCGGAGCAACAAGGCGAAGGAAAGCAATGTATGA
- a CDS encoding response regulator, with protein sequence MLKTVLVVDDMPIFREPIEAVLRAEGLKTATAANGHEAIVLLSEVKPDLVLLDLGMPVLDGLSVLRYMRNEPTFKTTPVIVLSAESDRVRIVEAMKLGIAGYLLKASFSLKELLSRVKEQFATATRLPSVPSTSNEDSTADPKLAMIGPKSKSPPASEPAVSPAAMVGSEHSHRVTGCHNAHLTTTGSLADDLTGC encoded by the coding sequence ATGTTGAAGACTGTTCTAGTCGTTGACGACATGCCGATTTTCCGAGAGCCGATCGAAGCTGTGCTGCGCGCTGAAGGGCTAAAAACCGCAACCGCGGCCAACGGGCACGAAGCGATTGTGCTCTTGTCGGAAGTGAAACCCGACCTAGTACTCCTGGATCTCGGAATGCCGGTGCTGGATGGGCTTTCTGTTTTGCGATACATGCGAAATGAACCGACGTTCAAGACAACGCCGGTGATTGTCCTTTCCGCAGAATCTGATCGAGTTCGAATTGTCGAAGCCATGAAGCTCGGGATTGCGGGATACTTGCTCAAGGCTAGTTTTTCCTTAAAGGAACTGTTGAGTCGCGTGAAGGAGCAATTCGCCACCGCGACTCGACTTCCTTCAGTTCCAAGCACTTCGAATGAGGACAGTACAGCAGATCCGAAACTTGCGATGATTGGGCCTAAGTCCAAATCCCCGCCCGCCAGCGAGCCAGCAGTGTCTCCGGCTGCAATGGTCGGATCTGAGCACTCACATCGAGTGACTGGGTGTCACAACGCACACCTTACGACAACCGGATCTCTCGCAGATGACTTAACAGGCTGTTGA
- a CDS encoding HDOD domain-containing protein: MSQILKLTATPNYSLDSVALAVRQDQAMALKILRLANSVIYSRGDRIDTVHKAVLRIGMDNIRQVVLNISVVERFNCPAFKEHIATTQFWEHSIATGVMAAEISRALGAQDVDSAFTSGLLHDVGRVILAEVLGEEYIHVIETAQQLGAPLELVESRMLLLNHADIMDRFLGAWKFPRLILDPVLHHHTSVSAARSASPSRSMEIIRLGLADRFAHAMLLGSSGNDVIYPTTEHCRALHIGPALVRQLEETARQHTEDTTLSLLSGSSAVSWTHRSEQLRQSLTGPFRPIFVGMEPDTDAFRIFCEAISKSGTQEPPNLCVVHIASAKERGPLVDKLLAAEREKGAASLPTIILSFDKKITLDGAAMQERAWRLLVTPTPISRFIEAVNEMINVTPSKTAA; this comes from the coding sequence GTGTCGCAGATTCTCAAATTAACTGCGACCCCGAACTACTCCCTGGATTCTGTGGCATTGGCCGTTCGCCAGGATCAGGCAATGGCGCTCAAGATACTGCGGCTTGCGAACTCGGTTATCTATTCCCGCGGGGACCGCATAGATACTGTTCACAAAGCGGTGCTTCGTATTGGCATGGACAACATTCGACAAGTTGTTCTAAATATCAGTGTTGTTGAGCGCTTCAACTGTCCCGCATTCAAAGAGCACATTGCGACTACGCAGTTTTGGGAACATTCCATTGCAACGGGAGTCATGGCGGCCGAGATTTCGCGCGCTCTTGGAGCTCAAGACGTGGACTCGGCCTTCACTAGTGGCCTGTTGCATGACGTGGGCCGCGTAATCCTGGCTGAAGTCCTGGGCGAGGAATACATTCACGTTATCGAAACGGCTCAACAACTCGGAGCTCCGCTGGAGTTGGTCGAGTCCCGCATGCTCCTACTGAATCACGCGGACATCATGGATCGATTTCTCGGCGCCTGGAAGTTTCCAAGGCTGATTCTGGACCCGGTGCTTCATCACCACACCTCGGTTAGCGCCGCACGAAGTGCATCTCCATCTAGATCCATGGAAATCATCCGGCTCGGGCTCGCCGACCGCTTTGCGCACGCGATGCTGCTGGGAAGTAGTGGCAATGACGTAATTTATCCAACGACAGAACACTGCCGAGCGCTTCACATTGGACCAGCATTAGTCCGTCAGCTCGAAGAAACTGCTCGCCAGCACACGGAAGATACAACCCTCTCGCTGCTGTCTGGTTCCAGCGCCGTTTCCTGGACACATCGGTCGGAACAGCTTCGTCAATCTCTGACCGGGCCGTTTCGTCCAATATTTGTCGGCATGGAGCCGGATACCGATGCTTTTCGAATTTTCTGCGAAGCGATCTCGAAATCGGGAACTCAGGAGCCTCCGAACTTGTGCGTCGTACACATCGCCTCTGCCAAGGAGCGTGGTCCCCTTGTCGATAAGCTGTTGGCTGCTGAAAGGGAAAAAGGAGCGGCTTCGCTCCCCACCATCATTCTGTCATTCGACAAGAAGATTACACTTGATGGTGCGGCGATGCAAGAACGGGCTTGGCGGCTTCTTGTAACGCCAACACCAATCTCGAGATTCATAGAGGCGGTCAACGAGATGATCAACGTCACCCCAAGCAAGACAGCCGCCTGA
- a CDS encoding helix-turn-helix transcriptional regulator: protein MGIQSQDTRMIGRRLTAARRFRGWELDELAKRSGIHPRWIKRYEATGDIACDDLAKLASTLRFPFSHFVERCCLCGKD from the coding sequence ATGGGCATACAAAGCCAAGACACACGCATGATCGGCCGACGGCTCACGGCGGCGCGCCGATTCCGAGGATGGGAGTTGGACGAGCTTGCAAAGCGATCCGGAATTCATCCCCGTTGGATCAAGCGATATGAAGCGACCGGCGATATTGCCTGCGATGATCTCGCGAAGCTCGCAAGCACGCTGCGTTTCCCATTCTCTCACTTTGTCGAGCGCTGCTGCCTTTGCGGCAAAGACTGA